The Drechmeria coniospora strain ARSEF 6962 chromosome 02, whole genome shotgun sequence genome has a segment encoding these proteins:
- a CDS encoding GMC oxidoreductase — MVRGDAEAMPLTSSLVDVTWVALVRVVLSRASWNLARNVITTRADPHTLDKSCSSCWWESTEQLSSAHDGVDSKMRPLFPSLAALLLAEPVAAVHLTGYDFIVVGSGAGGGPLAARLALAGHKTLLLEAGDDQGGSTNYSVPAYSARSSEDEALAWNFFVRHYADDERQARDFKTSYRTSDGGLYTGLNPPRGAEMLGTLYPRTGTLGGCTAHNALVAVYPHRSDFEYMAALTGDASWAPDKMRKYFVRMERNRYLLPGAKGHGYDGWLGTQTAPLTIPLQDPQLLSLVSGGAFALGNLSEAVSNLGTVLLGDANADSARRDAEGGYFQTPISTDGGRRVGSREFVVAVRDAKKKDGTKKYPLDVRLNCHVTKVVVDESGDEPRATGVEFLDGAYLYRASPRARSGGKGVAGSASARLEVIVAGGSYNSPQLLKLSGIGPKEELARFGIRLVKDLPGVGSNLQDHYEVAVQGRAPAPFASVADCTFRDDPDEDPCLHRWQRPVLGNRGSYASNGLAVAMLYKSSASKTGKYDVFAFGGPVNFRGYFPGYSVNITARHDVFTWAILKAHPRNTAGSVTLRSADPLDVPDIIYNYFDAGAEADLRAIREGVRLARDAFRRQPLVAMTEVLPGDGVRSDEQIEAYARDTAWGHHASSTCAIGRDDDPMAVLDSSFRVRGVKGLRVVDASVYPKIPGTFTAVSTYLVAEKAADVILDQNK; from the coding sequence ATGGTtcgcggcgatgccgaggcaaTGCCCCTGACCAGCAGCTTGGTCGATGTGACTTGGGTTGCCTTGGTCCGAGTAGTACTTTCTCGCGCCTCCTGGAATCTGGCCAGGAACGTCATTACGACGCGAGCAGACCCCCATACCCTTGATAAGTCGTGCTCATCTTGTTGGTGGGAAAGCACAGAGCAACTCTCGAGCGCTCACGACGGTGTGGATTCCAAGATGCGACCGCTGTTCCCCTCCCTTGCTGCCCTTCTCTTGGCAGAGCCAGTCGCGGCAGTCCACCTCACGGGCTACgacttcatcgtcgtcggctctgGGGCGGGCGGTGGCCCCTTGGCCGCGCggcttgccctcgccggGCACAAGACGCTCCTCCTGGAAGCGGGAGACGACCAAGGTGGCAGCACGAACTACTCGGTACCAGCCTACTCGGCACGGTCGTCGGAGGACGAAGCGCTCGCGTGGAACTTCTTCGTCCGACACtatgccgacgacgagcgccagGCCCGGGACTTCAAGACGTCATACCGCaccagcgacggcggcctctaCACGGGCCTGAACCCGCCGCGAGGGGCCGAGATGCTCGGGACGCTGTACCCACGGACGGGGACGCTCGGCGGGTGCACGGCGCACAACGCCTTGGTGGCCGTGTACCCGCACCGGTCCGACTTCGAGTACATGGCAGCACTGACGGGGGATGCGTCGTGGGCGCCCGACAAGatgcgcaagtactttgtGCGCATGGAGCGCAACCGCTACCTGCTGCCGGGTGCCAAGGGCCACGGGTACGATGGTTGGCTGGGCACACAGACGGCGCCGCTGACGATCCCGCTCCAGGATCCGCAGCTGCTGAGCCTCGTGTCGGGCGGAGCGTTTGCGCTCGGCAACCTGTCCGAGGCGGTGTCGAACTTGGGGACGGTGCTCTTGGgcgacgccaacgccgactcggcgcggcgtgatgccgagggcggctACTTCCAGACGCCGATATCGACCGATGGCGGCAGGAGGGTCGGCTCACGCGAGTTCGTCGTGGCGGTGCGGGATgcgaagaagaaggacgGCACCAAGAAGTACCCGCTCGACGTCCGTCTCAACTGCCACGTCACCAAGGTGGTCGTggacgagagcggcgacgagccgcGGGCGACGGGCGTCGAATTCCTCGACGGTGCCTACCTCTACCGGGCGAGCCCGCGAGCCCGGAGCGGGGGGAAGGGCGTTGCGggatcggcgtcggcgaggctcgaggtcatcgtcgccggtggCTCGTACAACTCGCCTCAGCTGCTCAAGCTCAGCGGCATCGGTCCCAAGGAGGAGTTGGCTCGGTTCGGTATCCGGCTCGTGAAAGATTTGCCAGGTGTCGGATCGAACCTGCAGGATCACTACGAGGTTGCCGTCCAGGGTCGCGCGCCTGCCCCCTTCGCTTCGGTCGCCGACTGCACCTTCCGCGACGACCCGGACGAGGACCCGTGCCTGCATCGGTGGCAAAGGCCCGTGCTGGGCAACAGGGGAAGCTACGCCTCCAACGGACTTGCCGTTGCCATGCTCTACaagtcgtcggcctcgaagacGGGCAAGTACGACGTCTTCGCCTTCGGTGGTCCCGTCAACTTCCGGGGCTACTTCCCCGGCTACAGCGTCAACATCACGGCCAGGCACGACGTCTTCACTTGGGCCATCCTCAAGGCGCACCCTCGCAACACGGCCGGGTCCGTCACCCTGCGCTCCGCCGATCCGCTCGACGTGCCCGACATCATCTACAACTACTTCGACGCGGGTGCCGAGGCGGACTTGCGTGCCATCCGCGAGGGCGTACGCCTCGCCCGTGATGCCTTCCGTCGCCAGCCGCTCGTGGCCATGACCGAGGTGCTgcccggcgacggcgtccgaTCCGACGAGCAGATCGAGGCCTACGCGCGAGACACGGCCTGGGGTCATCACGCAAGCTCAACGTGTGCCATCGGCCGCGATGACGATCCCATGGCCGTTCTGGACTCGAGCTTCCGCGTGAGGGGCGTCAAGGGGCTtcgcgtcgtcgatgcgAGCGTCTATCCCAAGATCCCCGGTACCTTTACCGCCGTGTCGACGTACCTCGTggccgagaaggcggcggacgTCATTCTGGATCAGAACAAGTAA
- a CDS encoding histone deacetylase complex protein, producing the protein MNNQNLHGRNGGAPPYDREREREMEDRHRAMQQHEEMRRDQERERERDRERDRDREPADRYQSTPHQSSAGSIPIHQPVASRIPGAIHSPGGLLANHNGGAPSTHLGAPPGPMANFGGPLQSEHNRPPMQQHAAGSQHQMFAPIPHPQPPPNPPQTAPTGPTAVFGGPLQQQQQQQQQPPPPPPPSTQSQPPQQAQQDGQRGAKPPAAPIVGMTPAGHQIPGGITQGQQPILNPGDAGLSATIIFNMRFDMASPSSSAWQDSHGTEADVLLAQDALTYLDQVKVQFHDQPDVYNRFLDIMKDFKSQAIDTPGVINRVSELFAGHPNLIQGFNTFLPPGYRIECGAGNDPNTIRVTTPMGTTVQSIAGRGVQGDGPPGQPLFPDRGGQWQQRPQHSIESPEANFSTPPQNGGSLFVQAAAQSGSFEGAAQRTAAQVLGAAGAAGGPNARGAQTPVPAGGPGGVNGALNQANLERRGPVEFNHAISYVNKIKNRFQDKPEIYKQFLEILQTYQREQKPIQDVYAQVTALFNSAPDLLEDFKQFLPESAGQAKATPGRTDEGAPSGPSHTPQPGMRDGQKMPPLGSFAPPASASKDNKKRPRADKQGQNADALLAEASSRLPQPGLNGNKRAKLTHARGAGDASAMEPTLTPVMPEPYPPQSTVTSSQEEIAFFERVKKFLSNRSSMNEFLKLCNLFSQNIIDRNTLFHKGALFIGANPDLMAFWKSFVGVESGDVMIDNRPAPPTDKLSLSNCRGYGPSYRLLPKRERLKACSGRDELCNSVLNDQWASHPTWASEDSGFVAHRKNQFEEGLHRIEEERHDYDFNIEINLKCIQLLEPVAQQMLAMTPTERETFHMPAALAGQSTSIFKRICKKIYGEKGIDVVNDMFSHPFDVVPVLLARMKQKDEEWRFSQREWEKVWHAQTDSMYLKSLDHMGILVKNNDKKSLTAKHLVDVIKTKHEEQRRERALHGKSPRHQLVWNFGDKDLVLDILRLMMLYPLHSGQHSAQEKERLLEFFESFMTGFFDLNEDVVQDRVPKIPPDSAEEEVEDSVPAELTNGRSRRNGKKGDLLRGVLDPGRNGSKPRSHKEDSVAYGSKETTPDIGSVNEEDMPDAPDENAGPEVSNERWMPTVPKAVVFGGDDDNLLNADGELKADGFFRRPWYNFFSNQTIFVFFSILHNVYNRLSELKGSKDFVAREVERLSKPKPSRDIGFADTVMNYFDASDEPEKYWSKTVELVEDYITGDVDETRYQEVLRHYYLKKGWKLYTIQDQLKTLCRLALTCSSTDAKEKTPDLIHQYFANREKEETSYQTEISARKFAEKCVKDGDIFVICWFPQKLEATVRWLQRSDTTFYMDEMQMRERWQYYISSFIRVEPTEGIPRSKLQKVVLTRNLPSGDNESDEDHIPKPVAYQEDLTTSICLRTSKMVWAPGTSEFFIYDQSPRTAEKRERQEKVSKALSSLRESKLLEKLVHNPPWAKDMSQEEVREHNTNFATWKDEGVVLDLASRAE; encoded by the exons ATGAACAACCAGAACCTCCACGGCCGCAACGGCGGTGCGCCGCCCTACGaccgcgagcgcgagcgcgaaATGGAGGATCGGCATCGAGCCATGCAACAACACGAGGAAATGCGACGTGATCAAGAACGGGAGCGCGAACGCGATCGAGAAAGAGACCGGGACCGAGAGCCTGCCGACCGATACCAATCAACCCCCCATCAGAGCAGCGCCGGCTCCATCCCCATCCACCAACCTGTGGCCTCGAGGATACCGGGTGCCATACACAGCCCTGGAGGACTCCTGGCGAACCACAATGGTGGTGCTCCCTCGACACACCTCGGCGCTCCCCCGGGACCAATGGCCAACTTTGGCGGGCCCCTGCAGAGCGAGCACAACCGACCCCCCATGCAACAGCATGCAGCCGGCTCGCAGCACCAGATGTTTGCGCCAATACCGCACCCGCAGCCTCCTCCCAACCCACCCCAGACTGCTCCGACCGGACCGACCGCCGTGTTCGGTGGTCcgttgcagcagcagcagcagcagcagcagcagccgcctccgccgccgccgccgtcgacgcagtCGCAGCCGCCTCAACAAGCCCAGCAGGACGGCCAGCGAGGCGCGaagccgcccgccgcccccaTCGTGGGTATGACGCCTGCTGGCCACCAGATTCCCGGCGGCATCACGCAGGGCCAGCAGCCGATCCTAAAC CCAGGCGATGCAGGTCTGTCTGCGACGATCATTTTCAACATGAGATTCGACATggcatcaccgtcgtcaAGCGCATGGCAGGACTCGCATGGAACGGAAGCTGATGTTTTACTCGCACAGGATGCCCTGACGTACCTCGATCAAGTCAAGGTGCAATTCCATGACCAGCCGGATGTGTACAATCGCTTTCTTGACATCATGAAGGATTTCAAAAGCCAGGC CATCGACACACCCGGCGTCATCAACCGCGTATCCGAACTTTTCGCCGGTCATCCCAACCTGATTCAAGGTTTCAATACCTTCCTCCCTCCCGGCTACAGGATCGAGTGTGGTGCCGGAAACGATCCCAACACGATCCGTGTCACCACACCCATGGGTACTACGGTGCAGTCGATTGCGGGTCGTGGAGTCCAAGGTGATGGCCCTCCTGGCCAGCCGCTGTTCCCAGACCGTGGTGGTCAGTGGCAGCAGCGCCCGCAGCACAGCATCGAGAGCCCCGAGGCCAACTTCAGCACCCCTCCTCAGAATGGCGGCAGCCTCTTCGTTCAGGCGGCAGCCCAGAGCGGCTCCTTCGAAGGTGCCGCCCAGAGAACGGCCGCTCAAGTGCTGGGtgctgccggtgccgccggcgggccaAACGCGCGCGGAGCCCAAACACCGGTCCCCGCCGGAGGCCCTGGAGGTGTGAATGGAGCCCTCAACCAGGCCAACCTCGAACGCCGAGGTCCGGTCGAGTTTAACCACGCCATCAGCTACGTCAACAAGATTAAG AATCGTTTCCAGGATAAACCCGAGATCTACAAGCAATTCCTCGAGATCCTGCAAACCTATCAGAGAGAGCAGAAGCCCATCCAGGACGTCTATGCCCAGGTCACGGCCCTCTTCAACTCGGCCCCTGATCTCCTCGAGGACTTCAAGCAGTTCCTGCCCGAGTCGGCCGGCCAGGCCAAGGCGACGCCTGGACGAACGGACGAGGGCGCGCCGTCGGGACCGAGCCACACTCCCCAGCCCGGTATGAGAGACGGCCAGAAGATGCCACCCCTCGGAAGCTTCGCGCCTCCCGCGAGCGCGAGCAAGGACAACAAGAAGCGGCCCCGCGCGGACAAGCAGGGTCAAAATGCTGATGCATTGCTAGCCGAAGCCTCCAGCCGCCTCCCCCAGCCTGGCCTCAACGGCAACAAACGAGCCAAGTTGACTCATGCCAGGGGCGCTGGTGACGCTTCGGCCATGGAGCCGACCCTTACACCCGTCATGCCCGAGCCTTACCCGCCGCAGTCGACCGTCACCTCCAGCCAGGAAGAGATCGCCTTCTTCGAGCGCGTCAAAAAGTTCCTGAGCAATCGGTCGTCGATGAACGAGTTCCTCAAGCTGTGCAACCTGTTCAGCCAGAACATCATCGACAGGAACACCCTGTTCCATAAGGGAGCGCTGTTCATTGGTGCCAACCCGGACCTGATGGCCTTCTGGAAGTCGtttgtcggcgtcgagtcCGGCGACGTCATGATCGACAACCgtcccgcgccgccgacggataAGTTGTCGCTAAGCAACTGTCGCGGCTACGGACCCAGCTATAGGCTCTTGCCGAAGAGG GAACGCCTCAAGGCTTGCAGCGGCCGGGATGAGTTGTGCAACTCGGTCCTCAACGACCAGTGGGCCTCGCACCCAACCTGGGCGAGCGAGGACTCCGGATTTGTCGCCCATCGCAAGAACCAGTTTGAGGAGGGCTTGCATCGGATCGAAGAGGAGCGTCACGACTACGACTTCAACATCGAGATCAACCTCAAGTGCATCCAGCTCCTCGAACCGGTCGCCCAGCAGATGCTGGCCATGACCCCGACTGAGCGAGAAACGTTCCACATGCCCGCTGCACTGGCCGGCCAGAGCACGTCCATCTTCAAGCGCATCTGCAAGAAGATCTACGGCGAGAAGGGCATAGACGTGGTGAACGACATGTTCAGCCATCCGTTCGACGTCGTTCCGGTCCTGCTCGCTCGCATGAAGCAGAAGGACGAGGAGTGGCGCTTCTCGCAACGCGAGTGGGAGAAGGTCTGGCACGCGCAGACGGACAGCATGTACCTCAAGAGCCTCGACCATATGGGCATTCTTGTCAAGAACAACGACAAGAAGAGCCTGACGGCCAAGCATCTGGTTGATGTTATCAAGACGAAGCACGAGGAGCAGCGCCGCGAACGCGCCCTGCACGGCAAGTCGCCACGCCACCAGCTCGTTTGGAACTTTGGCGACAaggacctcgtcctcgacataCTTCGACTCATGATGCTCTATCCTCTTCACAGCGGGCAGCACAGCGCCCAGGAGAAGGAGCGGCTTCTCGAATTTTTCGAGTCGTTCATGACCGGCTTCTTCGACCTGAACGAGGATGTCGTGCAGGACCGCGTTCCGAAGATTCCGCCCGACtctgccgaggaggaggtggaggatTCTGTACCCGCGGAGCTGACGAACGGTCGCAGCAGGCGAAACGGGAAGAAGGGAGACCTTCTTCGAGGCGTCCTCGACCCCGGCCGCAACGGCAGCAAGCCGCGGAGCCACAAGGAAGACAGCGTGGCGTATGGCAGCAAGGAAACAACGCCCGACATTGGCTCGGTAAACGAGGAAGACATGCCTGACGCGCCCGACGAGAATGCTGGACCCGAAGTCTCCAACGAGCGCTggatgccgacggtgccCAAGGCGgtcgtcttcggcggcgacgacgacaacctTCTgaatgccgacggcgagctgaaAGCGGACGGCTTCTTCCGCCGCCCTTGGTACAATTTCTTTTCCAACCAGACAATCTTCGTCTTCTTCAGCATCCTCCACAATGTCTACAACAGACTGTCGGAGCTCAAGGGCTCCAAGGACTTTGTGGCCCGTGAAGTCGAGCGGCTGAGCAAGCCGAAGCCTTCGCGAGACATTGGCTTCGCCGACACCGTCATGAACTACTTCGACGCCAGCGATGAGCCGGAGAAGTATTGGTCCAAGACGGTTGAGCTGGTGGAGGATTACATCACCGGCGACGTGGATGAGACGCGGTACCAGGAGGTGCTTCGCCACTACTACCTCAAGAAGGGTTGGAAACTGTATACGATCCAGGACCAGCTTAAGACGCTCTGCCGGCTGGCCCTCACGTGCAGCAGCACCGACGCGAAGGAGAAGACGCCGGACTTGATCCATCAGTACTTTGCGAACCGCGAGAAGGAGGAAACCTCGTACCAGACCGAGATCAGCGCGCGGAAGTTTGCGGAAAAATGTGTCAAGGATGGCGATATTTTCGTCATCTGCTGG TTTCCGCAGAAGTTGGAAGCCACGGTGCGCTGGCTTCAGCGTTCCGACACGACCTTTTACATGGACGAGATGCAGATGCGTGAGCGTTGGCAATACTACATTTCGTCCTTCATCCGCGTGGAGCCCACCGAGGGTATCCCGCGGTCGAAGCTGCAGAAGGTGGTGCTCACCCGCAACTTGCCCTCGGGCGACAacgagtcggacgaggaccACATCCCGAAGCCGGTCGCATACCAGGAAGACCTTACCACAAGCATCTGCCTTCGGACTTCCAAGATGGTCTGGGCACCTGGCACGTCCGAGTTTTTCATATACGACCAATCGCCTAGGACGGCCGAGAAGCGTGAGCGGCAGGAGAAGGTCTCCAAAGCGCTCAGCAGCCTTCGCGAGAGCAAGCTGCTCGAGAAGCTGGTGCACAATCCGCCTTGGGCCAAGGACATGAGCCAGGAGGAGGTGCGTGAGCACAACACCAACTTTGCCACATGGAAGGACGAGGgtgtcgtcctcgacctggCCAGCCGGGCGGAGTAA